The Streptomyces sp. NBC_01591 genome window below encodes:
- a CDS encoding MFS transporter, whose protein sequence is MTHTNSPARPVAQIPARAVTAVVGLLVFFELTSGVLQAGITPLLPDLAAHLGIGTADTNWIISVQLLAAAVCVPLFGRLGDLYGHRRILRIALVVTAAGTLIVALADSYPVLLAGRLLQGPLAALLPLEIALVRDRLPVAEARRAIALLVGSLALGSLVGGLALALVHSASGDLRLTLLIPAALALVCVPVSYVAVPESAHRASGRVDWPGVSLLSVAVLALLSGVGAAKNGAWGSPAVLGPLLLGVLLLIIWILVELRAAEPLVDLRALVGREAGPFYLAAFLFGIFYFGSQAPNTMFFAADPTTAGYGFALSALAISLVSLPGYVAAVLGSFATAAVARRIGYRATLVTAFGLVAAAFVLYALVHDAVWQMAAESFLLGLGMGLSLGAMPTVIVEASDVSRTGIAAALYNNVKTLGGAVAGGLFASLLSAFVSPTTGQPGENGYRTVWLVSALCALAAAALSRLARRHEGKPPGSAGQ, encoded by the coding sequence ATGACCCACACCAACAGCCCGGCCAGACCGGTCGCGCAGATCCCCGCGCGTGCCGTCACCGCCGTCGTCGGCCTGCTCGTGTTCTTCGAGCTCACCAGCGGGGTCCTCCAGGCGGGCATCACACCGCTCCTTCCCGACCTCGCCGCGCACCTGGGCATCGGCACCGCCGACACCAACTGGATCATCTCCGTCCAGCTGCTGGCGGCCGCCGTGTGTGTCCCCCTGTTCGGGCGCCTCGGCGACTTGTACGGGCACCGGCGGATACTCCGGATTGCCCTCGTCGTGACCGCGGCGGGAACCCTGATCGTGGCGCTGGCGGACAGCTACCCGGTGCTGCTGGCCGGGCGGCTCCTCCAAGGACCGCTTGCCGCCCTGCTGCCGTTGGAGATCGCCCTCGTGCGCGACCGGCTGCCCGTCGCCGAGGCACGGCGGGCCATCGCCCTGCTGGTCGGCTCGCTGGCACTCGGCTCCCTCGTGGGCGGCCTGGCCTTGGCCCTGGTCCACTCCGCCTCGGGGGATCTGCGCCTGACCCTGCTCATACCGGCGGCGCTCGCACTGGTCTGCGTGCCCGTCTCGTACGTCGCCGTACCCGAATCCGCCCATCGGGCGAGCGGCCGGGTCGACTGGCCCGGCGTGTCACTGCTCAGCGTGGCCGTCCTCGCCCTGCTGAGCGGCGTCGGCGCAGCGAAGAACGGAGCATGGGGCAGCCCGGCGGTCCTCGGCCCTCTCCTCCTCGGTGTCCTCCTCCTGATCATCTGGATTCTCGTGGAGCTGCGCGCCGCCGAACCGCTGGTGGACCTCCGGGCCCTCGTCGGCCGCGAGGCCGGCCCCTTCTACCTCGCGGCATTCCTCTTCGGCATCTTCTACTTCGGCAGCCAGGCCCCCAACACGATGTTCTTCGCCGCAGATCCAACGACGGCGGGATACGGCTTCGCCCTGTCCGCCCTGGCCATCTCACTTGTTTCACTGCCGGGTTACGTCGCCGCCGTCCTCGGCTCCTTCGCCACCGCGGCGGTCGCCCGGCGGATCGGCTACCGAGCCACCCTGGTGACGGCGTTCGGGCTGGTGGCCGCCGCGTTCGTCCTGTACGCGCTGGTCCACGACGCGGTGTGGCAGATGGCGGCGGAGTCCTTCCTCCTCGGGCTCGGGATGGGCCTGTCGCTCGGCGCCATGCCCACCGTGATCGTCGAGGCGTCGGATGTCTCCCGCACCGGTATCGCCGCCGCCCTCTACAACAACGTCAAGACCCTGGGCGGCGCGGTCGCCGGCGGCCTCTTCGCCTCCCTCCTCAGCGCCTTCGTCTCTCCCACGACCGGCCAGCCCGGCGAGAACGGCTACCGCACCGTCTGGCTCGTCAGCGCACTCTGCGCACTGGCGGCCGCCGCACTCAGCCGGCTGGCCCGCCGTCACGAGGGAAAGCCGCCCGGGAGCGCCGGCCAGTAG
- a CDS encoding M20 metallopeptidase family protein: MSLLNEAHALAPVLTALRHALHREPELGLDLPLTQAKVIAALEELGLEITHGRALSSVTAVLRGGRPGPAVLLRGDMDALPVHEDSGVSYASVIDGRMHACGHDLHTTGLVGAAHLLAARRGQLAGDVVLMFQPGEEGQGGAQIMIDEGVLDAAGERVVAAYALHVVSRGAPTGFAATRPGPMLAASDTVHVTVRGVGGHGSSPHAAVDPVPALCTMVTALQTLVTREIDIFDPAVVTVGRLEAGTAPNVIPESGRFSATVRTFSDASRAAVRMAFERTVHGIAAAHRVSVDIDYVHQYPPTINHDGETAFAIEAARDVLGEDRVFVAPTPLAGSEDFSFVLREVPGAFLGLGACPAGTDPTTAPMNHSPQAVYDDAALPHAAALLAGLALRRLARATSARSDSSSPSPSPSPSPSPSPSVTSDSSAGSPVSPSSQE, translated from the coding sequence ATGTCACTACTGAACGAAGCCCACGCTCTCGCTCCCGTCCTGACCGCGCTGCGTCACGCCTTGCACCGGGAGCCGGAACTGGGCCTGGACCTTCCCCTCACCCAGGCGAAGGTGATCGCTGCCCTGGAGGAGCTGGGCCTGGAGATCACGCACGGCCGGGCCCTCAGTTCGGTCACGGCCGTGCTGCGCGGCGGGCGGCCCGGGCCGGCCGTGCTCCTCCGGGGTGACATGGACGCTCTGCCCGTTCACGAGGACAGCGGTGTCTCCTACGCGTCCGTCATCGACGGGCGGATGCACGCCTGCGGTCACGACCTGCACACCACCGGGCTCGTCGGCGCCGCACACCTGCTCGCGGCCCGCCGCGGGCAGCTCGCCGGTGACGTCGTCCTCATGTTCCAGCCCGGCGAGGAGGGCCAGGGCGGCGCCCAGATCATGATCGACGAGGGGGTGCTCGACGCGGCCGGTGAGCGGGTCGTCGCCGCGTACGCCTTGCACGTCGTCTCCCGTGGAGCCCCGACCGGATTCGCCGCCACCCGACCGGGCCCCATGCTCGCGGCCTCCGACACCGTCCACGTCACCGTGCGCGGCGTCGGCGGCCACGGTTCGTCCCCGCACGCCGCCGTCGACCCCGTGCCCGCGCTGTGCACGATGGTCACCGCGCTGCAGACCCTGGTGACGCGTGAGATCGACATCTTCGACCCGGCCGTCGTCACGGTCGGCCGCCTGGAGGCCGGTACCGCGCCCAACGTCATCCCGGAGTCGGGCCGCTTCTCCGCCACCGTCCGGACCTTCTCCGACGCCTCGCGGGCCGCCGTCCGCATGGCGTTCGAGCGGACCGTGCACGGCATCGCCGCTGCCCACCGCGTGAGCGTGGACATCGACTACGTCCACCAGTACCCGCCGACGATCAACCACGACGGCGAGACCGCGTTCGCCATCGAAGCTGCCCGGGACGTCCTCGGCGAGGACCGGGTCTTTGTGGCGCCGACGCCGCTTGCCGGCTCGGAGGACTTCTCCTTCGTGCTGCGCGAGGTGCCGGGCGCGTTCCTCGGGCTCGGCGCCTGCCCGGCCGGCACCGACCCCACCACGGCCCCGATGAACCACTCGCCCCAGGCCGTCTACGACGATGCCGCGCTGCCCCACGCTGCCGCGCTGCTCGCCGGACTGGCCCTGCGGCGCCTCGCACGCGCCACCTCCGCCCGCTCGGATTCGTCCTCACCCTCACCCTCACCCTCACCCTCACCCTCACCCTCACCCTCCGTAACGTCCGATTCCTCCGCCGGATCCCCGGTCTCGCCTTCCTCGCAGGAGTGA
- a CDS encoding Lrp/AsnC family transcriptional regulator — MSHIQPESTIQADVLDDLDHLLVTALQTSPRARWEQIGAAIGVDATTAARRWKRLTEAGYAWLSCHPAGIGPTPPVVAIVEVDCAAGTLHQVAAAIVDDPHLITIDHVTGSRDLILTGVFPDHSALARYVGLRLEALPGVAATRSQIASAVHAVGSRWRLDRLAPDGRQALTPDQASGGTVLRRGLSSADGLDHHLLALLGEDCRTSAALLAERTGASPSTIRRRLDRFHRADALIYRCEVARYLSGWPVAVTLWGVAPPDAARITGQLIAQRETRLCASLSGPHNLLLTVWLRSMEDMSAFEARLYARFPELTITDRAVTLWPLKLASQILDPQGRRIRGVPVSFWHDPAAERTEEDLIRRLAEPRRPGPDRMPGTPDHA, encoded by the coding sequence ATGAGTCATATACAGCCGGAATCGACCATCCAGGCCGATGTTCTCGACGACCTCGACCACCTGCTCGTCACCGCACTCCAGACCTCGCCGAGAGCGCGCTGGGAGCAGATCGGCGCGGCCATCGGCGTCGATGCCACGACGGCGGCCCGCCGCTGGAAACGGCTGACCGAGGCCGGATACGCGTGGCTGAGCTGCCACCCCGCCGGCATCGGCCCCACCCCGCCGGTGGTCGCCATCGTCGAGGTCGACTGCGCCGCCGGCACCCTGCACCAGGTGGCCGCCGCCATCGTGGACGACCCGCACCTGATCACGATCGACCACGTCACCGGCTCCCGGGACCTGATCCTCACCGGTGTGTTCCCCGACCACTCGGCGCTCGCCCGCTACGTCGGCCTGCGCCTGGAGGCGCTGCCCGGGGTCGCCGCGACCCGCTCCCAGATCGCCTCCGCCGTACACGCCGTCGGCAGCCGCTGGCGACTCGACCGACTCGCACCCGACGGCAGGCAGGCCCTCACCCCGGACCAGGCCAGCGGGGGCACCGTTCTCCGCCGCGGCCTCTCCTCCGCCGACGGACTCGACCACCACCTGCTCGCTCTCCTCGGCGAGGACTGCCGCACGTCGGCCGCCCTCCTCGCCGAGCGCACCGGAGCAAGCCCCAGCACCATCCGTCGGCGACTGGACCGCTTCCACCGCGCGGACGCCCTCATCTACCGCTGCGAGGTGGCCCGCTACCTGTCCGGCTGGCCCGTCGCCGTCACCCTCTGGGGCGTCGCACCGCCCGACGCTGCCCGGATCACCGGACAGCTCATCGCCCAGCGTGAAACACGCCTGTGCGCCTCGCTCTCCGGCCCGCACAACCTCCTGCTGACCGTCTGGCTGCGTTCCATGGAGGACATGTCCGCCTTCGAGGCCCGTCTGTACGCCCGCTTCCCCGAACTCACCATCACCGACCGGGCCGTCACCCTGTGGCCGCTCAAACTCGCCAGCCAGATCCTCGACCCGCAAGGCCGCCGCATCCGCGGCGTTCCCGTCTCCTTCTGGCACGACCCGGCAGCCGAACGCACCGAGGAAGACCTCATCCGGCGCCTCGCCGAGCCTCGCCGGCCCGGGCCAGATCGGATGCCCGGTACGCCCGACCACGCTTGA
- a CDS encoding PP2C family protein-serine/threonine phosphatase: MAGREEEPEQPGIPDLQLRLDAQLDQIAGQLRDLATVKDRLQGLLEAVLAISRETELPTALHRIVTTAMSLANARYGALGVLDDSGEYLQQFITAGLSESERADLAGTEFPHGRGVLGHLIHHPEPLRVDDIPSHPASAGFPPGHPHMRTLLGVAISVRGTIYGDLYLSERRDGQPFDRDDEDIVVTLAGAAGIAIENVRLFEQIRDGAEHFQRLLLPTLPDLHPFTAAATYRPAPTPGHLGGDWYDAIWLPDNACAVVIGDVVGHDLRAAAAMAQTRSMLRALLYDRLTPPSAVLHQLDRTLHAITDLPVTTACLARIEPEEEGWMLHWSTAGHFPPLLLTPDRQTEYLHAEPGLPLAVNTEQHRPDHTHPLPPGATVVFYTDGLIEDPARSVDEGMTQLAELAAAHADLPLQDFVDTLADNHPSDGHDDTAILALRTPHN; this comes from the coding sequence ATGGCGGGCCGAGAGGAAGAGCCTGAGCAGCCCGGCATTCCTGATCTGCAACTGCGGCTGGATGCCCAATTGGACCAGATCGCCGGGCAGCTGCGGGATTTGGCGACCGTCAAGGACCGGCTGCAGGGCCTGCTGGAGGCGGTGCTGGCCATCAGCCGGGAGACGGAACTGCCCACGGCGCTGCACCGCATCGTCACCACCGCCATGAGCCTGGCCAACGCCCGCTACGGTGCGCTGGGAGTGCTGGACGACTCCGGCGAGTACCTGCAGCAGTTCATCACCGCTGGCCTGTCCGAATCCGAGCGCGCCGACCTGGCCGGGACCGAGTTTCCCCACGGGCGCGGCGTTCTCGGACACCTGATCCACCACCCCGAACCCCTGCGCGTCGACGACATCCCCTCCCACCCCGCCTCCGCCGGGTTCCCGCCCGGGCATCCCCACATGCGCACCCTGCTCGGCGTCGCCATCAGCGTCCGCGGCACGATCTACGGCGACCTCTACCTGTCCGAACGCCGCGACGGACAGCCCTTCGACCGAGACGACGAAGACATCGTCGTCACCCTGGCCGGCGCAGCCGGTATCGCCATCGAAAACGTCCGCCTGTTCGAGCAGATCCGCGACGGCGCTGAACACTTCCAGCGCCTGCTGCTGCCCACCCTGCCCGACCTGCATCCCTTCACCGCAGCCGCCACCTACCGGCCCGCCCCCACCCCCGGCCACCTCGGCGGAGACTGGTACGACGCCATCTGGCTGCCCGACAATGCGTGCGCGGTCGTCATCGGCGACGTCGTCGGCCACGACCTGCGCGCGGCCGCCGCCATGGCCCAGACCCGCAGCATGCTGCGCGCCCTCCTCTACGACCGCCTCACCCCGCCCAGCGCCGTCCTGCACCAGCTCGACCGCACCCTGCACGCCATCACCGACCTGCCCGTCACCACCGCCTGCCTCGCCCGCATCGAACCCGAAGAAGAGGGCTGGATGCTGCACTGGAGCACCGCCGGCCACTTCCCCCCACTCCTGCTCACCCCCGACCGGCAGACGGAATATCTCCACGCTGAACCCGGCCTGCCCCTCGCGGTGAACACCGAACAGCACCGCCCCGACCACACCCACCCCCTGCCCCCGGGCGCCACCGTGGTCTTCTACACCGACGGCCTCATTGAAGACCCCGCCCGCAGCGTTGACGAGGGCATGACCCAACTCGCCGAACTCGCCGCAGCCCACGCCGACCTGCCCCTGCAGGACTTCGTGGACACGCTGGCCGACAACCATCCCAGCGACGGCCACGACGACACGGCCATCCTCGCCCTACGCACCCCGCACAACTGA
- the ltrA gene encoding group II intron reverse transcriptase/maturase, protein MPEDAPPNGGAPGPRARVLEMQAKLHRWAVADPGRRFDDLFNFVHDPATLLVAFDRVAGNRGARTPGVDGLTATDVEESIGVPGFLNDLRVAVKGGAFCPLPVRERSIPKPGGSGKVRKLGIPTIADRVAQAALKLVLEPIFEADFKPVSYGFRPRRRAQDAIAEIHYFGTRGYRWVLDADIEACFDSINHTALMDRVRHRVKDKRVLSLVKAFLKAGILTELGENKETLTGTPQGGILSPLLANIALSALDEHLHETWEPGGTMATEGKRAHRRRKGRPTWRVVRYADDFVVLVHGTEADTAALREEVADVLEPLGLRLSQAKTRIAHMSDGFDFLGFRIQWKRKGGTDRWHVYTFIADRPIRSLKAKVRAVTGRTSQQDLATVLIRLTQIMRGWANYFKHAVAKHVFTKLDAFVWWRLIRMLRERHHWSWGEVRRRFTTPTGRWLPIAADGAELFQIASVTVSRYRYRASRIPNPWHPANPI, encoded by the coding sequence ATGCCGGAAGATGCCCCGCCGAATGGCGGAGCCCCGGGCCCTCGGGCCCGGGTACTGGAGATGCAGGCCAAGCTTCACCGTTGGGCGGTGGCCGATCCCGGCCGCCGGTTCGATGACCTGTTCAACTTCGTGCACGATCCGGCGACGCTGTTGGTGGCGTTCGACCGGGTCGCGGGCAACCGGGGAGCCCGGACTCCCGGCGTCGACGGCCTGACCGCCACCGACGTCGAGGAATCCATCGGTGTCCCCGGATTCCTGAACGACCTGCGGGTCGCCGTCAAGGGCGGTGCGTTCTGTCCTCTGCCGGTGCGGGAACGCAGCATTCCCAAGCCGGGAGGCTCGGGAAAGGTCCGTAAACTCGGGATTCCGACGATCGCGGACCGGGTCGCTCAGGCAGCGCTGAAACTGGTGCTGGAACCGATCTTCGAGGCCGACTTCAAGCCGGTCTCCTACGGGTTCCGGCCCCGACGGCGGGCCCAGGACGCCATCGCCGAGATCCACTATTTCGGCACCCGGGGATATCGCTGGGTGCTGGATGCGGACATCGAGGCGTGCTTCGACTCGATCAACCACACGGCCCTGATGGACCGAGTGCGTCATCGGGTGAAGGACAAGCGTGTCCTGTCGCTGGTCAAAGCCTTCCTCAAGGCCGGGATTCTTACTGAACTCGGTGAGAACAAGGAGACGTTGACCGGCACCCCGCAAGGCGGCATCCTCTCCCCGCTGCTGGCGAACATTGCTCTGTCGGCGCTCGATGAGCACCTGCACGAGACGTGGGAGCCGGGCGGGACGATGGCCACCGAAGGTAAACGCGCCCACCGGCGCCGCAAGGGTCGGCCGACGTGGCGGGTCGTCCGCTACGCGGACGACTTCGTCGTCCTGGTGCACGGCACCGAGGCCGACACTGCGGCACTGCGCGAAGAAGTCGCTGACGTGCTCGAACCTCTGGGATTGCGCCTGTCGCAGGCGAAGACCCGGATCGCGCACATGAGTGATGGGTTCGACTTCCTGGGCTTCCGCATCCAGTGGAAACGCAAAGGAGGCACGGACAGATGGCACGTCTACACCTTCATCGCGGACCGGCCCATCCGGTCCTTGAAGGCGAAGGTCCGTGCTGTGACAGGCAGGACATCGCAGCAGGATCTCGCCACCGTGCTGATCAGACTCACTCAGATCATGCGCGGTTGGGCCAACTACTTCAAGCACGCTGTCGCCAAGCATGTCTTCACGAAGCTTGACGCCTTCGTGTGGTGGCGTCTGATCCGCATGCTGCGGGAACGTCACCACTGGAGTTGGGGCGAAGTCCGCCGCCGGTTCACCACCCCCACCGGGCGGTGGCTACCGATCGCGGCGGACGGGGCCGAACTGTTCCAGATCGCATCGGTCACGGTCAGCCGTTACCGATACCGGGCCAGCAGGATCCCCAACCCATGGCACCCTGCGAACCCCATCTGA
- a CDS encoding histidine phosphatase family protein, translating into MPIRLVYETHATTIDNEAGIATGWLPGVLSPAGSRQARELGDRRRNDGIAAVFTSDLHRAVDTARIAFACTTVPIHQDRRLRECNYGRLNGRPQAALAPLRGRHIDEPFPGGQSYREVLAATEDFLGDLATRWDGSRILLIAHSANRWALDCLLTGADLEDLVQAPAHWQPGWEYTVPPTGPPPAQPGKRSRSEH; encoded by the coding sequence ATGCCGATCCGGCTCGTCTACGAGACCCACGCCACCACCATCGACAACGAGGCCGGAATCGCCACAGGCTGGCTACCGGGAGTCCTCTCACCGGCCGGCAGCCGACAGGCCCGGGAACTCGGCGACCGCCGTCGCAACGACGGCATCGCGGCGGTGTTCACCTCCGACCTGCACCGCGCCGTGGACACCGCGCGGATCGCCTTCGCGTGCACCACAGTGCCGATCCACCAGGATCGCCGCCTGCGTGAATGCAACTACGGGCGCCTCAACGGCCGCCCGCAAGCAGCTCTTGCCCCGCTGCGGGGGCGGCACATCGACGAGCCGTTCCCCGGCGGCCAGAGCTACCGCGAAGTTCTGGCCGCCACCGAAGACTTCCTTGGCGACCTGGCCACACGGTGGGACGGCAGCCGCATTCTGCTGATCGCCCACTCGGCCAACCGATGGGCCCTGGACTGCTTGCTCACCGGCGCAGACCTCGAAGACCTCGTCCAAGCCCCGGCCCACTGGCAGCCAGGATGGGAATACACCGTCCCACCAACTGGCCCGCCACCGGCGCAACCCGGCAAACGTTCCCGGTCAGAGCACTAG
- a CDS encoding IS630 family transposase — MAEPVRVRRLTDQEGQKLQQIVRRGSTSSVRYRRAMMLLASAGGNRVPVIAQLVQADEGTVREVIHRFNEIGLACLDPQWAGGRPRLLTPDDEDFVIQAATTRPTKLGQPFTRWSIRKLAAYLRKVHGHVIRIGREALRCLLLRRGITFQRTKTWKESPDPDRETKLDRIEEVLDRFPDRVFAFDEFGPLGIRPTAGSGWAAEKRPDRLPATYHRTHGVRYFHGCYSLGDDTLWGVNRRKKGAANTLAALKSIRAARPDGAPIYVILDNLSAHKGTEIRRWARKNKVELCFTPTYASWANPIEAHFGPLRQFTIANSNHPNHTVQTRALHAYLRWRNDNARHPDVLAAQRRERARIRGEKGIRWGGRPLQAA, encoded by the coding sequence GTGGCCGAGCCTGTGCGGGTGCGCAGACTGACCGACCAAGAAGGGCAGAAGCTGCAGCAGATCGTGCGCCGGGGCAGTACCAGCTCGGTGCGCTATCGCCGGGCGATGATGCTGCTGGCGTCCGCCGGCGGAAACCGCGTACCGGTGATCGCCCAGCTGGTCCAGGCCGACGAGGGCACGGTGCGGGAGGTGATCCACCGGTTCAACGAGATCGGCCTGGCCTGCCTGGACCCTCAGTGGGCGGGAGGCCGTCCTCGCCTGCTCACCCCTGACGACGAGGACTTCGTCATCCAGGCGGCCACCACCCGCCCGACCAAACTCGGCCAGCCCTTCACCCGCTGGTCGATCCGCAAACTCGCCGCCTACCTGCGGAAAGTACACGGACACGTCATCCGCATCGGCCGTGAAGCCTTACGATGCCTGCTGCTGCGCCGCGGCATCACCTTCCAGCGCACCAAGACATGGAAGGAATCCCCCGACCCGGACCGGGAGACGAAGCTGGACCGGATCGAGGAGGTCCTCGACCGCTTCCCGGACCGGGTCTTCGCTTTCGACGAGTTCGGCCCGCTCGGGATCCGGCCCACCGCGGGCTCGGGCTGGGCCGCTGAGAAGCGCCCCGACCGGCTGCCCGCCACTTATCACCGCACTCACGGCGTGCGCTACTTCCACGGCTGTTACTCGCTCGGCGACGACACCCTGTGGGGCGTCAACCGGCGCAAGAAGGGCGCCGCCAACACGCTGGCCGCGCTGAAATCGATCCGGGCCGCCCGGCCCGACGGCGCCCCGATCTACGTGATCCTCGACAACCTGTCTGCCCACAAGGGCACCGAGATCCGCCGCTGGGCCAGGAAGAACAAAGTCGAGTTGTGCTTCACCCCGACCTACGCCTCGTGGGCGAACCCGATCGAAGCCCACTTCGGACCGCTTCGACAGTTCACCATCGCCAACTCCAACCACCCCAACCACACCGTGCAGACCCGGGCCCTGCACGCCTACCTCCGCTGGCGCAACGACAACGCCCGCCACCCTGATGTGCTTGCCGCCCAACGCAGGGAACGTGCCCGTATCCGCGGCGAGAAGGGCATCCGCTGGGGCGGACGCCCTCTCCAGGCGGCCTGA
- a CDS encoding substrate-binding domain-containing protein: MGNPPALFTSAERFRGYWAAHEEAGITPREKWISRDAYDIPSAEAAARRILDRPDAPTALFCANNRNTLGAYRAVCGLRSGTALAGFDDFEMADLPDVPVTIVAYDADEVGRRPAHLLLDRIAKGLSTLQEPCRRTVVPTEVVHHPGT, encoded by the coding sequence GTGGGTAATCCGCCCGCCCTGTTCACCAGCGCCGAGCGCTTCCGGGGATACTGGGCGGCCCACGAGGAAGCAGGGATCACACCGCGTGAGAAGTGGATCAGCAGAGACGCTTACGACATTCCCAGCGCCGAGGCCGCCGCGCGCCGCATCCTCGACCGCCCTGACGCGCCAACCGCCTTGTTCTGCGCCAACAACCGCAACACCCTGGGCGCCTACCGTGCCGTGTGCGGGCTGCGCAGCGGCACTGCCCTCGCCGGGTTCGACGACTTCGAAATGGCCGACCTGCCGGACGTGCCCGTCACCATCGTGGCCTACGACGCGGACGAAGTGGGCCGCCGCCCGGCCCACCTGCTCCTCGACCGCATCGCCAAGGGCCTGAGCACGCTGCAGGAACCGTGCCGAAGAACCGTCGTACCAACCGAGGTCGTGCACCACCCCGGCACCTGA
- a CDS encoding YciI family protein — protein sequence MKFLLIMHINPAIMEELTEAERQEIMDGHGTFMKTIRESGEMIGTEALADPSQSSVVRVRDGVPVVTDGPYLEAKEFLGGYYLVDVENRDRALELAAMIPDARFNGLGIEVRQVIFSGGPTA from the coding sequence ATGAAGTTCCTGCTGATCATGCACATCAACCCGGCCATCATGGAGGAACTGACGGAGGCCGAGCGCCAGGAGATCATGGACGGCCACGGCACATTCATGAAGACGATCCGCGAGTCCGGCGAGATGATCGGCACCGAGGCACTGGCCGACCCGTCACAGAGCTCGGTGGTCCGCGTCCGCGACGGTGTGCCGGTCGTCACCGACGGCCCCTACCTGGAGGCCAAGGAGTTCCTCGGCGGCTACTACCTGGTCGACGTCGAGAACAGGGACCGCGCGCTGGAGCTGGCCGCGATGATCCCGGACGCCCGGTTCAACGGCCTGGGCATCGAGGTCCGCCAGGTGATCTTCTCCGGCGGCCCGACCGCGTGA
- a CDS encoding dihydrofolate reductase family protein, whose translation MAQLLRVQNFNVSSDGIGAGEDQTLERPFGHVEPERLFAWAGATASWPMRTDPGGSRGLDDYLTRDYARNIGAEIMGRNKFGPQRGPWHNHEWRGWWGDEPPFHTPVFVMTHHKRPSFTLSDTTFHFVDGDPATVLEQAREAAQGKDVRLGGGATTIRQFLDADLVDTLHVAVSPVKLGSGVRLWESPDELLDRFHLEVVPSPSGVTHHLFWRK comes from the coding sequence GTGGCTCAGCTACTGAGAGTCCAGAACTTCAACGTCTCGAGTGACGGAATTGGTGCCGGTGAGGACCAGACCCTCGAGAGGCCATTCGGTCATGTCGAGCCCGAGAGGCTGTTCGCCTGGGCCGGCGCCACGGCGAGCTGGCCCATGCGCACCGACCCCGGGGGCAGCCGGGGTCTCGACGACTACCTCACGCGGGACTACGCCCGCAACATCGGCGCCGAAATCATGGGCCGCAACAAGTTCGGTCCCCAGCGCGGGCCCTGGCACAACCACGAGTGGCGCGGCTGGTGGGGTGACGAGCCCCCGTTCCACACCCCGGTGTTCGTCATGACCCACCACAAGCGTCCTTCGTTCACGCTCTCCGACACCACGTTCCACTTCGTCGACGGCGACCCTGCCACGGTCCTCGAACAGGCCCGGGAGGCGGCGCAGGGCAAGGACGTCAGACTCGGCGGCGGGGCCACCACCATCCGGCAGTTCCTCGACGCCGACCTCGTCGACACCCTGCACGTGGCGGTCTCGCCGGTGAAGCTCGGGTCCGGAGTACGACTCTGGGAGTCCCCCGATGAGCTGCTCGACCGGTTCCACCTGGAGGTCGTTCCCAGCCCGAGCGGGGTGACGCACCACCTGTTCTGGCGAAAGTGA